From Corynebacterium frankenforstense DSM 45800, the proteins below share one genomic window:
- a CDS encoding DsbA family protein gives MTDEHTDPTEPQRTDRPQEPQEPPRDADPARDADGAPQPEATPADPGQRPAGEVGWAAEGTEAEAPERGRRSWLAPVLAGGLVLAVVAGLGGWALGHWQGTRSTEQAQAAHIVGPGRAMQGFDDLPRRIENDPFAVGKVDAPVVISEFSDFECPFCAKFANETEQQILDEYVATGKVRIEWNDMPINGDKAHLAAEAGRAAAAQGRFQEFKDVLYEASKDVEGHPENDIDDLVGFAEKAGVPDIERFRGEIEDGTYGADVDRAMAIGTVLGVNGTPTFVVGEQPMSGAQPFEEFKKTIDAELDKK, from the coding sequence GTGACCGACGAGCACACCGACCCCACCGAGCCGCAGCGGACCGACCGGCCGCAGGAGCCGCAGGAGCCGCCGCGGGACGCTGATCCCGCGCGGGACGCCGACGGCGCCCCGCAGCCGGAGGCCACGCCCGCGGATCCGGGGCAGCGCCCGGCCGGCGAGGTCGGCTGGGCCGCCGAGGGTACTGAGGCTGAGGCCCCCGAGCGCGGCCGGCGCAGCTGGCTGGCGCCGGTCCTCGCCGGTGGGCTCGTGCTCGCGGTGGTCGCCGGTCTCGGCGGCTGGGCGCTCGGCCACTGGCAGGGCACCCGCTCGACCGAGCAGGCCCAGGCGGCCCACATCGTGGGCCCGGGCCGCGCCATGCAGGGCTTCGACGACCTGCCGCGGCGCATCGAGAACGACCCCTTCGCCGTGGGCAAGGTCGACGCCCCGGTGGTCATCAGCGAGTTCTCGGACTTCGAGTGCCCCTTCTGCGCGAAGTTCGCCAACGAGACCGAACAGCAGATCCTCGACGAGTACGTCGCCACCGGCAAGGTGCGCATCGAGTGGAACGACATGCCGATCAACGGCGACAAGGCGCACCTGGCCGCCGAGGCCGGCCGCGCGGCCGCCGCGCAGGGTCGCTTCCAGGAGTTCAAGGACGTCCTCTACGAGGCGTCGAAGGACGTCGAGGGCCACCCCGAGAACGACATCGACGACCTGGTCGGCTTCGCCGAGAAGGCCGGCGTGCCGGACATCGAGCGCTTCCGCGGCGAGATCGAGGACGGCACCTACGGCGCCGACGTGGACCGCGCGATGGCCATCGGCACGGTGCTGGGCGTCAACGGCACGCCCACCTTCGTCGTCGGCGAGCAGCCGATGAGCGGCGCGCAGCCCTTCGAGGAGTTCAAGAAGACTATCGACGCGGAGCTCGACAAGAAGTAG
- a CDS encoding glycosyltransferase, whose product MPTLAALITYYRGTDADDMAAALESLAAQTRPAESIVIVRDGPVEAATRDVVKRFLDAHPEADHVKLTQNRGAGPALVEGMRHVDAEWVARLDSDDVATPGRFERQLAYLEEHPGVDVLGTALREFDDEVFRETGSLERAARGVRTLPENHPQIVRYARLNSPVNHPSVMMRTAAARRAGGYRDVHLMEDYDLWARMLATGARFHNLPEPLTWFRTSPAQTGRRTGWDMFAAERTMQRNLVSYGLVSKPRAILNCLVRSAYRLLPTALLERAYALLFHRRGTTDAASGAGEAAD is encoded by the coding sequence ATGCCCACCCTCGCCGCCCTGATCACCTACTACCGGGGCACCGACGCCGACGACATGGCCGCGGCGCTGGAGTCGCTGGCCGCGCAGACGCGTCCGGCCGAGAGCATCGTCATCGTGCGCGACGGGCCCGTCGAGGCCGCCACGCGCGACGTCGTCAAGCGGTTCCTGGACGCCCACCCCGAGGCCGACCACGTCAAGCTCACGCAGAACCGGGGCGCGGGCCCCGCGCTCGTCGAGGGCATGCGCCACGTGGACGCCGAGTGGGTCGCCCGGCTCGACTCCGACGACGTCGCCACGCCCGGACGCTTCGAGCGCCAGCTCGCCTACCTCGAGGAGCACCCCGGCGTCGACGTGCTCGGCACCGCGCTGCGCGAGTTCGACGACGAGGTCTTCCGGGAGACCGGCTCGCTCGAGCGCGCCGCCCGCGGCGTGCGCACCCTGCCGGAGAACCACCCGCAGATCGTCCGCTACGCCCGCCTGAACTCGCCGGTCAACCACCCCTCGGTGATGATGCGCACCGCCGCCGCGCGCCGCGCGGGCGGCTACCGCGACGTGCACCTGATGGAGGACTACGACCTGTGGGCGCGGATGCTGGCCACCGGCGCGCGCTTCCACAACCTGCCCGAGCCGCTGACGTGGTTCCGCACCTCCCCGGCGCAGACCGGCAGGCGGACCGGTTGGGACATGTTCGCCGCGGAGCGCACCATGCAGCGCAACCTCGTCTCCTACGGGCTGGTCTCCAAGCCGCGCGCCATCCTGAATTGCCTGGTCCGCAGCGCGTATCGTCTGTTGCCGACGGCCCTGCTCGAGCGCGCCTACGCCCTGCTCTTCCACCGCCGCGGCACAACGGACGCCGCATCCGGCGCGGGCGAGGCGGCCGACTAG
- a CDS encoding glycosyltransferase family 2 protein, which translates to MESTSDPAAFADTWLIIPCFNEATVIGEVIANARKTFPNIVAVDDGSADGSAEQIHAAGAHLVRHPVNLGQGAAIQTGVEYARAQPGSRFFVTFDADGQHQVKDVVAMVGRLRREDLDIIVGTRFGRARSADDQVPLLKRIVLKTVVALSARTRRLGLTDAHNGLRAFDRKVAEELNLRMNGMSHASEFVALMDERDWKVSEHPVDILYTEYSMSKGQSLFNGVNILADELLARRLP; encoded by the coding sequence ATGGAATCCACCAGTGACCCGGCGGCGTTCGCCGACACCTGGCTGATCATCCCCTGCTTCAACGAGGCCACGGTGATCGGCGAGGTCATCGCGAACGCGCGCAAGACCTTCCCGAACATCGTCGCGGTCGACGACGGTTCGGCCGACGGCTCCGCCGAGCAGATCCACGCCGCCGGTGCCCACCTGGTGCGCCACCCGGTCAACCTGGGCCAGGGCGCGGCGATCCAGACCGGTGTCGAGTACGCGCGCGCCCAGCCGGGCTCGCGGTTCTTCGTCACCTTCGACGCCGACGGCCAGCACCAGGTCAAGGACGTCGTCGCGATGGTCGGCCGGCTGCGCCGTGAGGACCTGGACATCATCGTGGGCACCCGCTTCGGCCGGGCCCGCAGCGCCGACGACCAGGTGCCGCTGCTCAAGCGCATCGTGCTCAAGACCGTCGTCGCGCTGTCCGCGCGCACCCGTCGGCTGGGGCTGACGGACGCGCACAACGGGCTGCGCGCCTTCGACCGCAAGGTCGCCGAGGAGCTCAACCTGCGCATGAACGGCATGTCGCACGCCAGTGAGTTCGTCGCTCTGATGGACGAGCGCGACTGGAAGGTCTCCGAGCACCCCGTGGACATCCTCTACACCGAGTACTCGATGTCCAAGGGCCAGTCCCTGTTCAACGGCGTCAACATTCTCGCCGACGAGCTGCTCGCCAGGAGGCTCCCGTGA
- a CDS encoding NAD-dependent epimerase/dehydratase family protein: protein MRTLVTGGAGFIGSHLVDLLVAEGHEVTVVDDLSSGRRENLTAALAGGHVELRVEDLRSVDLDALVAEVAPEVIFHLAAQIDVRKSVADPVADAELNILATIRLAEAARRAGVRRIVHTSSGGSIYGEPEDFPVDESVPVDPHSPYAASKYAGEVYLRTFRNLYGLQCSFIAPANVYGPRQNPHGEAGVVAIFSERLLNGEPTRVFGDGGNTRDYVFVGDVVRAFYLASGETGDGERFNIGTGVETSDRRLHTLVAEAAGAPDDPEYAPARLGDVPRSALSADKARRVLGWTPEVDIAEGVARTVDYFRSED from the coding sequence ATGCGAACTCTCGTCACCGGCGGCGCCGGCTTCATCGGGTCCCATCTCGTCGATCTGCTCGTGGCGGAGGGCCACGAGGTCACCGTCGTCGACGACCTGTCGAGCGGGCGACGGGAGAACCTCACCGCCGCGCTGGCGGGCGGACACGTCGAGCTCCGGGTCGAGGACCTGCGCTCCGTGGACCTGGACGCGCTGGTCGCCGAGGTCGCCCCGGAGGTCATCTTCCACCTGGCCGCCCAGATCGACGTGCGCAAATCGGTGGCCGACCCGGTCGCGGACGCCGAGCTGAACATCCTGGCGACGATCCGCCTGGCCGAGGCCGCCCGCAGGGCCGGGGTGCGCAGGATCGTGCACACCTCCTCGGGCGGGTCCATCTACGGCGAGCCCGAGGACTTCCCGGTCGACGAGTCCGTGCCGGTCGACCCGCACTCGCCCTACGCCGCCTCGAAGTACGCCGGCGAGGTCTACCTGAGGACCTTCCGTAACCTCTACGGCCTGCAGTGTTCCTTCATCGCGCCGGCCAACGTCTACGGCCCGCGCCAGAACCCGCACGGCGAGGCCGGCGTGGTCGCGATCTTCTCGGAGCGCCTGCTCAACGGCGAGCCCACCCGCGTCTTCGGCGACGGCGGCAACACCCGCGACTACGTCTTCGTCGGCGACGTCGTGCGTGCCTTCTACCTGGCCTCCGGCGAGACCGGCGACGGCGAGCGGTTCAACATCGGCACCGGCGTGGAGACCTCCGACCGGCGGCTGCACACCCTGGTCGCCGAGGCCGCCGGCGCACCCGACGACCCCGAGTACGCCCCGGCGCGGCTTGGCGACGTCCCGCGCTCCGCGCTGTCGGCGGACAAGGCGCGGCGGGTGCTGGGCTGGACCCCCGAGGTGGACATCGCCGAGGGCGTGGCCCGCACCGTGGACTACTTCCGCAGCGAAGACTGA